AGAATACCTGCCACTCCTGTACCGCCTCGGGTGGGCAGTATCATTTTAACTTGCTCGTCTTGAAACATCCTCATCAAATCGGATGCTCGCTGCTCGTCTGTACCAGCTAGAAACCCATCTTGCGCATATACAAATTGACCCAATAGGACATTAAGCCCCATTGCCTTCAAATATTCGATCCGTTCATTAATGATGTTTGCTGCCAATGGGCTACCTAAGGTAACGATTCCAACGGTATCTCCCTTCTGTAATATTGGCGGACGTATCGGCATATGCTCATCTTCCTCTCCTGAAAATAGAAGAAGCCATTGTGATACCCTATTTTTAGATTATATTGGTGAAGGCGACTATGCAGTACTAAATAGCAGCAAGTGCAATATTAGATTGTTGAGTCTTAGTTGAGTTTATAGAGAGTGAATATTGCCAAACAGGAACGTATGTTCTATAATCTATAAGTGATTTAGAAATATGGAATAAGGGGGATGTTAGCTTTGATAAATCGAATTCCCACACCTTTCAGTTATTCATCTGCAGTTGTGGCTGGGGAGTACATATTTTTAGGGTTACATAGAGGATTCGGTGAGTCGTTCACTCAGCAGATTCATGACACCTTTGAACATCTGAAAAAGACACTTCTACAATGCAATGCATCATTAGATAGTGTCGTGAAGGTTCATGTTTATCTAAAGAACATTAAGGATTTACCCGAAATGGAAAAGGTATTTTGTGACTACTTTGAAACAGATCGATTTCCAGCTAGAATGACCTCAACGACTGAGTTTATTGATTCGGATTGCCTTCTGATGATTGATGGAGTAGCCTATCATCCAATCCCCCAATAATCAAGCAAAATGCCGAAAGGATAGTCTAACTTACTATCTTTTCGGCACTTTTTATAACCAATTCTAACGCTAACATATTGATGTCCTTGCACCTCATAACGGGACCCGTTAGGTTGATCTCAAATACGAACCTTCGGCGCACGCAGCTTCAGCGTCAATTCCTTGCCACCAGGAGCTTCCTTGGCTTCAGCCACAGTCCAGTTCACAGCCAAGCGCTGATGAACCAGTTCGGCTTGCTGCTCGGTGAGGTGCAATTTCTCGATGATCCCCTCGCCTACTTCGAAATCTTGTCCGCCTTGCAGGCCAAAGGCTTGCTCCAACCAGCTTTTTAGCCCATTGCGGGTATTGAAAGTCAGGCGGTATCCTTCCTTAATAGCTTCGGCCAGTCTCTCTCCATGTTCTTCGGCATAGCTGATGAAGTGCTCATAATTGAAGCGTTCATCTTCAATTTGCTGAAAGACGGCAGAATCTTTGGCTTCGACCGCAGCAAGGATCGCTTGGTCAGACATTCCTGCTCTGCGGGCATGCTCCAGCAAAATAGCGGTGCTCTGCGATAATTTAATAGATATATGAGTCATGTATCTCTTCCTCTCCATCGGATACTAGTAAATCAATAGGATTACCTTACATTATAGCGTCTGAACCTTAAAATTAAAACGATTCTACCATTACTTCTCTCGTCTAGGTACTAAGTTATAATCCCAAATACCTTGCGATATCGGTATAAAGTTGCAAAGTCGGCCGCTAGAGCTGTTCATCAAGCGCCATTTTTCGAACATTTGTAACGGTTTTCGGCGGCCCGTACGGCCTATTCACAATTGTCTAGAATTGTGGTTTTCTGAATAATGGTGCAAGATTTT
The window above is part of the Paenibacillus lutimineralis genome. Proteins encoded here:
- a CDS encoding RidA family protein, which encodes MLALINRIPTPFSYSSAVVAGEYIFLGLHRGFGESFTQQIHDTFEHLKKTLLQCNASLDSVVKVHVYLKNIKDLPEMEKVFCDYFETDRFPARMTSTTEFIDSDCLLMIDGVAYHPIPQ